One Lacipirellulaceae bacterium DNA window includes the following coding sequences:
- the kdsB gene encoding 3-deoxy-manno-octulosonate cytidylyltransferase — translation MNATARKVLVIPARRHSTRLPEKLLLRETGKTILQYTYEAACRARQPDLVIIAVDDEKLAEEARRFGASVVMTSPDHTSGTDRVAEVVNRLPSAEIIVNLQADEPEINPADIDKLFDVLEANTKAGVATLATPIRSREALEDPACVKVVFDSRGQALYFSRSPIPHPREWDERLLAAEPPQFHQHVGIYGYRRWPLLRLAETPPCRLEQIEKLEQLRILQQGDEILVATVDSAAQGIDTPADYAAFVERCRAA, via the coding sequence ATGAATGCTACCGCCCGCAAAGTACTCGTCATCCCTGCTCGTAGACACTCAACGCGTCTGCCGGAAAAACTGCTGCTCCGGGAAACCGGCAAAACAATCCTTCAGTACACTTACGAAGCCGCCTGCCGAGCGCGTCAGCCGGACCTAGTGATCATTGCCGTCGATGATGAGAAACTGGCCGAAGAAGCACGGCGATTTGGTGCCAGTGTGGTGATGACGAGCCCGGACCACACCAGTGGTACCGACCGCGTGGCCGAAGTCGTGAATCGATTGCCGTCAGCCGAGATTATCGTAAACTTGCAAGCCGACGAACCCGAGATCAACCCCGCGGACATCGATAAGTTATTCGACGTTTTAGAAGCGAACACGAAGGCAGGCGTGGCAACGCTGGCGACCCCCATTAGGAGTCGAGAGGCGTTAGAAGACCCGGCGTGCGTCAAAGTTGTTTTTGATTCGCGGGGTCAGGCCCTCTACTTCAGCCGTTCTCCGATTCCCCATCCAAGGGAATGGGACGAGAGACTACTCGCTGCCGAGCCGCCGCAGTTCCATCAGCACGTTGGCATCTACGGTTATCGACGCTGGCCACTGCTACGGCTTGCAGAGACTCCACCATGTCGCCTGGAGCAAATCGAAAAGCTCGAGCAGCTACGCATCCTGCAGCAGGGGGATGAGATTCTCGTCGCCACCGTTGACTCGGCTGCCCAAGGAATCGATACGCCGGCTGACTATGCAGCGTTCGTGGAGCGTTGCCGTGCTGCGTAA
- the glmS gene encoding glutamine--fructose-6-phosphate transaminase (isomerizing) → MCGIVGYIGPKPAASFLLSGLRRLEYRGYDSSGIVTIEDGELSVEKSAGRVEQLASLLKKSDPQGSVGVGHTRWATHGPATDENAHPHLGGGQVLALVHNGVIENFRTLKQVLIEKGYEFHTGTDTEVVAQLVAYELENLSPEIDGKLDPYAPLVAAVQAALAQLTGTYGLAIVFRDWPDAIIVARLGSPLVIGVGDGEHYIASDGSPLVGRTDRIVYLADNELAVVTANTIRVIHRDQGDIRHDVKLLDVESNEVELGEYPHYMLKEIYEQPETVRNAMRGRLDRDAATAVFGGLNLSPQKLRRMDRFVLTACGTSWHSSLVGEYMIEALARIPVEVQYASELRYRNPPLTPQTLLFALTQSGETIDTLAALREMKRKGHPTMAICNVVGSTIAREADGGIYLHAGPEIGVASTKAYTSQCVVMALLALYFGRLHHLSYEAGLRIIDDLEALPDQIDTALGTNNDARRIAGKYAECDNFLYLGRQYNFPTALEGALKLKEISYIHAEGYPAAEMKHGPIALVDENTPSVFIVPRGGVYDKVLANVEEIKARGGPVIAVVDDGDDRVAELADDVIVMPTVADFLQPIVAAVPLQLLAYHIAVLRGCDVDKPRNLAKSVTVE, encoded by the coding sequence ATGTGCGGCATCGTTGGTTATATCGGCCCCAAACCGGCCGCCAGTTTTCTGCTGTCAGGTCTGCGGCGACTTGAATATCGTGGCTACGATAGCTCGGGAATCGTCACGATCGAGGACGGCGAACTGTCCGTGGAAAAGTCTGCCGGACGTGTGGAGCAACTCGCTTCATTGCTAAAGAAGAGCGATCCACAAGGGAGCGTCGGCGTCGGTCATACTCGTTGGGCAACGCACGGCCCGGCGACCGACGAGAATGCCCATCCGCATCTCGGCGGCGGGCAAGTGTTGGCCCTCGTGCACAACGGTGTCATCGAGAATTTCCGCACACTCAAACAGGTACTGATCGAAAAGGGATACGAGTTCCATACCGGTACCGACACTGAAGTGGTGGCTCAACTCGTCGCCTACGAGTTGGAGAATCTTTCGCCAGAGATCGACGGCAAGCTCGATCCCTACGCGCCCTTGGTAGCTGCGGTGCAAGCTGCCTTAGCTCAACTGACGGGGACTTATGGCCTAGCGATCGTTTTCCGCGATTGGCCCGATGCGATTATCGTTGCCCGCTTGGGTAGTCCGTTGGTAATCGGGGTCGGTGACGGCGAGCATTACATCGCCAGCGACGGCTCGCCGCTGGTTGGGCGCACTGATCGAATCGTCTATCTGGCCGATAACGAACTTGCGGTCGTAACGGCGAACACCATTCGCGTTATTCATCGCGACCAAGGCGACATCCGCCACGACGTGAAACTGCTCGATGTCGAGTCGAACGAGGTCGAGCTTGGCGAGTATCCGCATTACATGCTCAAAGAGATTTATGAGCAGCCCGAGACGGTACGCAACGCGATGCGGGGGCGACTCGATCGCGACGCGGCCACGGCGGTGTTTGGCGGCTTGAATCTCTCGCCGCAGAAACTCCGCCGCATGGACCGATTCGTGCTAACCGCTTGCGGCACAAGTTGGCATTCCTCTTTAGTTGGCGAGTACATGATCGAGGCGCTCGCTCGCATTCCTGTTGAAGTGCAGTACGCCAGCGAGCTTCGCTATCGAAATCCGCCGCTGACTCCACAGACTTTGCTGTTCGCGCTCACCCAAAGCGGCGAGACGATCGACACTTTAGCGGCTTTACGCGAAATGAAACGCAAAGGCCACCCCACGATGGCTATCTGTAATGTTGTCGGTAGCACGATCGCTCGTGAAGCTGACGGAGGCATTTATCTTCACGCGGGCCCGGAAATCGGCGTCGCTTCGACCAAAGCTTATACTTCGCAATGTGTGGTGATGGCACTGCTCGCCCTGTACTTTGGTCGCTTGCATCACCTCAGTTACGAGGCCGGGCTGCGAATCATCGATGACCTGGAGGCATTGCCCGATCAGATCGATACGGCTCTTGGGACAAACAACGATGCTCGTCGGATCGCGGGTAAGTACGCAGAGTGCGACAACTTCTTGTATCTCGGTCGGCAATACAATTTCCCCACAGCGCTCGAGGGTGCGTTAAAACTCAAGGAAATCAGCTACATTCACGCCGAAGGTTACCCAGCCGCAGAGATGAAGCACGGCCCGATCGCCTTGGTCGACGAAAACACGCCGAGCGTATTCATCGTCCCTCGCGGAGGTGTCTACGATAAAGTCCTAGCCAATGTCGAAGAAATCAAAGCGCGTGGAGGCCCGGTGATCGCTGTTGTTGATGACGGAGATGATCGCGTCGCTGAGCTTGCTGACGACGTGATCGTCATGCCAACCGTCGCCGATTTTCTACAGCCCATTGTGGCGGCAGTTCCTCTACAACTTCTTGCTTATCACATTGCGGTCCTGCGTGGCTGTGACGTGGACAAGCCGCGTAATTTGGCAAAGAGCGTGACGGTCGAGTGA
- a CDS encoding polyprenol monophosphomannose synthase → MEILSSTLVAICTFNERENLPSLVEAIRKELPDADILIVDDNSPDGTGTWCDEQAAQYDWFSVLHREGKLGLGTASWLALQTGVERNYDCIITMDADWSHPPEAMSRMIEVGSKADVVIGSRYCPGGKIDGWPYSRYLVSRMVNAATRLSLGLPARDCSTAYRLYRVDSLRQLDFTKLKATGYSYLEEILWQLIRNGATVKEVPITFSERRAGASKVTFGEAVGKARTLFSLAWRRLTGHSKA, encoded by the coding sequence ATGGAAATTCTCTCCTCGACACTCGTTGCCATCTGCACCTTCAACGAGCGAGAGAACCTGCCATCGCTCGTCGAGGCTATTCGCAAAGAGTTACCAGATGCCGATATCCTGATCGTTGATGACAACTCTCCTGACGGAACTGGTACTTGGTGCGACGAGCAAGCCGCCCAGTACGATTGGTTCTCTGTGCTGCATCGCGAAGGCAAGTTGGGTCTCGGCACGGCCTCGTGGCTTGCTTTACAGACGGGAGTCGAGAGAAACTACGACTGCATCATCACGATGGACGCCGATTGGAGCCATCCGCCCGAGGCTATGTCTCGCATGATTGAGGTTGGGAGTAAGGCGGACGTGGTGATTGGTTCCCGTTACTGCCCTGGAGGAAAAATCGATGGCTGGCCCTACTCTCGTTATCTGGTGAGTCGAATGGTAAATGCGGCAACACGCCTGTCGCTTGGCTTGCCCGCCCGTGACTGTAGCACGGCCTATCGGCTTTATCGTGTTGATTCGCTACGTCAGCTCGACTTCACGAAACTAAAGGCGACCGGCTATTCGTATCTCGAAGAAATCCTCTGGCAACTCATCCGTAATGGTGCAACAGTAAAGGAAGTGCCCATCACGTTTTCTGAGCGTCGGGCAGGGGCCTCGAAAGTGACTTTTGGAGAAGCGGTCGGAAAGGCCAGGACTCTGTTTTCACTTGCTTGGCGACGACTGACCGGCCACTCGAAAGCGTGA
- a CDS encoding alpha/beta hydrolase-fold protein, whose amino-acid sequence MKSNQISLQTSTRAIYSAISIGLFLVAGLARHEAVHAEEIQLEFQMTSPELAKDTDVYITGSVPGLGNWNPGSKKMKYVGEHVWQFRLKLSKTQDLEYKYTLGKWSREGADEKGNPLPNFTYYADRSATIKDRVDNWTSKSKREVSGQITGTVKYHRQLSGKDIRPRDVVVWLPPEYDTSKDCYPVLYMHDGQNLFDPKTSSFGVDWQVDETCTRLIETKIIGPIIVVGIYNTPERSREYLPGEKGNAYTRFVASEVKTLIDKEYRTMPSRKFTWVGGSSAGGIGAFRMVWESPEVFSKAICMSPAFKFEKSPGEVVVDYVATVLKTEQPPEGVAFYIDNGGVGLETRLQPGVDAMIEALEQKGFQREKNLRYLFSKEAPHSESAWAKRFPQAIEFLFHAPPRSKSHGKRAQELTPRAERSDQDQSSR is encoded by the coding sequence ATGAAGTCGAACCAAATAAGCCTCCAAACTTCAACGCGTGCGATCTATTCGGCAATCTCTATTGGCCTATTCTTAGTTGCCGGATTGGCAAGACATGAAGCAGTTCACGCGGAGGAGATCCAACTAGAATTCCAGATGACTTCCCCTGAACTTGCGAAAGACACTGACGTTTACATCACCGGCAGCGTTCCTGGACTAGGGAACTGGAATCCCGGTAGCAAGAAAATGAAGTATGTTGGCGAGCACGTTTGGCAGTTTCGTCTGAAGTTGAGTAAGACGCAGGATCTCGAATACAAGTACACCTTGGGCAAATGGTCGAGAGAGGGTGCGGACGAGAAGGGGAATCCGCTGCCGAACTTCACATACTACGCAGATCGTTCGGCCACGATCAAAGACCGAGTCGATAACTGGACATCAAAATCGAAGAGAGAGGTTAGTGGCCAGATCACGGGCACGGTGAAGTACCATCGTCAACTCTCGGGAAAAGACATTCGTCCCCGCGATGTGGTCGTCTGGCTACCTCCCGAGTACGACACTTCGAAAGACTGTTATCCTGTCCTTTACATGCACGATGGTCAGAATCTCTTCGATCCGAAGACCAGCTCATTCGGGGTGGACTGGCAAGTTGACGAAACGTGCACCCGCTTGATTGAAACGAAGATCATCGGGCCAATCATCGTTGTTGGTATTTACAACACCCCTGAACGCAGTCGAGAGTATCTTCCTGGCGAGAAAGGGAATGCCTACACGCGGTTCGTTGCCAGCGAAGTTAAGACGCTTATCGACAAAGAGTATCGCACCATGCCGAGCCGCAAATTTACTTGGGTCGGTGGTTCATCTGCAGGCGGGATAGGTGCCTTTCGCATGGTTTGGGAGAGTCCAGAAGTCTTCTCCAAAGCGATTTGCATGTCACCGGCTTTTAAGTTTGAAAAATCTCCCGGCGAAGTGGTGGTCGACTATGTCGCTACCGTCTTGAAAACGGAGCAACCGCCTGAGGGTGTGGCCTTCTATATCGACAATGGTGGCGTTGGATTGGAAACCCGATTGCAACCCGGTGTCGACGCCATGATCGAAGCTCTGGAACAGAAGGGGTTCCAACGAGAGAAAAACCTCAGGTATCTCTTCTCGAAAGAAGCTCCTCACTCAGAATCAGCCTGGGCGAAGCGATTCCCACAAGCGATTGAGTTCCTCTTCCATGCTCCGCCAAGATCGAAGTCGCATGGCAAACGTGCCCAAGAACTCACCCCGAGAGCTGAAAGATCAGATCAAGACCAATCGTCAAGATGA
- a CDS encoding ATP-dependent 6-phosphofructokinase, translating into MSKGRIGILTSGGDCPGLNAVIRGVVKASEQLDYECVGFLKGYEGLYDPVRYINLTCKNTTGILNEGGTILGSTNKGRFAATVGVDDRVDLDPELLEGVKTTINQLDIKGLVCVGGDGSLAVAEQFHEFGIPVVGVPKTIDNDLSATAFTFGFDSAIQCATEALDRLHTTAASHERIMVLEVMGRHAGWIALHAGIAGGANAILIPEINWNYEDVCHKILDRESRGHRFSLIVVAEGAELPEGGLVGKQQAGAQAKLGGIGQVVAQEIEHRLHRETRVAVLGHLQRGGSPTTFDRVLATQYGAHAVRLVVEKQFGHMVCYNPPEISSVPIIEAVNQLRTVNPNGSAVQAARALGITFGDLPIDASPFASVLGNVEHMVDSDDAATAEDVELDAEFTLEMAEAAAEEALAE; encoded by the coding sequence ATGAGCAAAGGACGAATTGGGATTCTCACAAGCGGGGGCGATTGCCCAGGGCTTAACGCAGTCATTCGTGGCGTCGTCAAGGCTTCTGAGCAACTCGACTATGAGTGTGTTGGCTTTCTGAAAGGTTACGAAGGTCTTTACGACCCCGTCCGCTACATCAACCTCACGTGCAAGAACACGACCGGCATTCTCAACGAGGGCGGTACGATACTCGGTTCGACGAACAAGGGCCGTTTCGCGGCTACCGTCGGTGTTGATGATCGTGTCGATCTCGACCCTGAGTTGCTCGAAGGCGTGAAGACAACGATCAATCAGCTTGACATCAAAGGTTTGGTATGTGTTGGTGGTGATGGCTCTCTTGCCGTAGCGGAGCAGTTCCACGAATTTGGTATCCCCGTTGTTGGTGTGCCCAAGACCATCGACAATGATCTCTCGGCGACAGCCTTCACCTTTGGTTTCGATAGTGCGATTCAATGCGCCACCGAAGCTCTTGATCGGCTCCACACCACGGCCGCCAGTCACGAACGCATCATGGTACTCGAAGTGATGGGTCGCCACGCCGGTTGGATCGCCCTTCATGCCGGAATTGCTGGCGGCGCCAATGCGATTCTGATTCCAGAAATCAACTGGAACTACGAAGACGTCTGCCACAAGATTCTCGATCGCGAAAGCCGCGGCCATCGTTTCTCGTTGATTGTTGTCGCCGAAGGGGCTGAACTTCCTGAGGGGGGACTTGTTGGCAAGCAGCAAGCAGGCGCCCAAGCCAAACTCGGCGGCATCGGGCAGGTCGTAGCGCAGGAAATCGAACACCGTCTGCATCGGGAGACACGCGTCGCCGTTTTGGGTCACTTACAACGGGGCGGATCGCCGACCACTTTCGATCGAGTTTTGGCAACGCAGTACGGAGCTCACGCTGTGCGGCTTGTTGTTGAAAAACAATTCGGACACATGGTCTGCTACAACCCACCTGAGATTTCCAGCGTGCCGATCATCGAGGCGGTCAATCAACTTCGTACGGTTAATCCCAACGGATCGGCCGTCCAGGCAGCACGCGCTTTAGGGATCACCTTTGGCGATCTGCCCATTGACGCCAGCCCGTTTGCCAGCGTGCTAGGAAATGTCGAGCACATGGTGGATAGCGACGATGCCGCCACGGCAGAGGATGTGGAACTCGACGCGGAATTCACCCTCGAAATGGCAGAGGCTGCCGCCGAGGAAGCCCTGGCAGAGTGA
- the acs gene encoding acetate--CoA ligase → MSTSPDANKQIDTVMQESRLFPPPADFSAKACLKSMNDYQSIWDEAAADPQAFWAELAKKELHWFEPFGETLNWNEQSCVAEWFVGGKTNVSYNCLDRNLEQGHGDRTAILWEGEPGDTQTLTYTELHKEVCRFANVLKSVGVEQGDVVSIYMPMTPELPIAMLACARIGAIHSVIFAGFSAEAIADRNNDAQAKVQLTSDAAWRRGKTLPLKSIVDEALAKSPSVETCIVLKRVGDEVTMQEGRDHWWHDLTEQASDDCPATPLDSETPLFILYTSGSTGKPKGIKHTTAGYNLYAKKSFQWVFDHKGEDVFWCTADCGWITGHSYLTYGPLAAGATCVVYEGAPNFPDESRFWAIVEKYKVTTFYTAPTAIRAFIKWGDHHVEKHDLSSLRLLGTVGEGINPEAWMWYHEKIGNEQCPIVDTWWQTETGGIMMSPLPGAIPTKPGSCTKPLPGIIPQIVDEDGNEVGENQGGWLTIAHPWPGMLRGIWGDMDRYREVYWSKVPGKYLAGDNARRDEDGYYWIMGRIDDVLNVSGHRLSTIEIESALVSHPKVAEAAAVGRPHELKGEAVAVFVTLTDAEPNDELRNELKQHVRTEIGALAQPDDIRFTNALPKTRSGKIMRRLLKDIAAGKEIVGDTTTLEDYAALAKLRDED, encoded by the coding sequence ATGTCGACCTCTCCCGATGCAAACAAGCAAATCGACACAGTCATGCAGGAAAGCCGCTTGTTCCCGCCACCAGCGGACTTTTCGGCCAAAGCTTGCCTAAAGTCGATGAATGATTACCAGAGCATCTGGGATGAAGCAGCAGCTGACCCACAAGCTTTTTGGGCAGAGCTTGCCAAGAAAGAGCTGCACTGGTTCGAGCCTTTTGGTGAAACGCTGAATTGGAATGAACAGAGTTGCGTGGCGGAGTGGTTTGTCGGCGGCAAGACGAACGTCAGTTACAACTGCCTTGATCGCAACCTCGAACAGGGCCACGGGGACCGAACGGCGATCCTGTGGGAGGGCGAACCTGGTGACACACAGACGCTCACCTACACGGAATTGCACAAGGAAGTTTGCCGCTTTGCAAACGTCCTGAAGAGCGTCGGCGTCGAGCAAGGAGACGTCGTCTCGATCTACATGCCGATGACGCCTGAACTGCCCATCGCGATGCTCGCATGTGCACGGATTGGAGCTATTCACTCGGTGATCTTTGCCGGATTCTCTGCCGAGGCGATTGCAGACCGCAACAACGACGCCCAAGCAAAGGTGCAACTCACATCTGACGCCGCTTGGCGAAGGGGCAAGACGTTGCCGCTGAAGTCGATTGTCGATGAGGCCCTCGCCAAGTCGCCGAGCGTTGAAACTTGCATCGTACTGAAACGGGTCGGCGATGAGGTGACAATGCAAGAAGGACGCGATCATTGGTGGCATGATTTGACCGAGCAAGCCTCCGACGATTGCCCGGCGACCCCGCTCGACAGCGAGACGCCGCTTTTCATTCTTTACACAAGCGGTTCCACTGGGAAGCCCAAAGGAATCAAACACACGACCGCCGGCTACAACCTTTATGCGAAGAAAAGCTTCCAGTGGGTTTTCGATCACAAAGGCGAAGACGTCTTCTGGTGCACGGCCGATTGCGGCTGGATCACCGGGCACTCTTATCTCACCTATGGACCACTTGCGGCGGGTGCGACCTGCGTGGTCTATGAAGGCGCGCCGAACTTCCCTGACGAAAGCCGTTTCTGGGCAATCGTCGAAAAATACAAGGTGACCACGTTCTACACGGCACCGACGGCGATTCGCGCTTTCATCAAGTGGGGCGATCATCACGTTGAAAAGCACGACCTTTCCAGCTTGCGTCTGTTAGGAACCGTCGGCGAAGGCATCAACCCTGAAGCTTGGATGTGGTACCACGAAAAGATCGGCAACGAGCAATGCCCAATCGTCGATACGTGGTGGCAGACGGAAACCGGCGGCATCATGATGAGCCCGCTCCCGGGGGCGATTCCCACGAAGCCCGGTAGCTGCACGAAGCCCTTGCCCGGGATTATTCCCCAGATCGTCGATGAAGATGGCAACGAGGTTGGCGAGAACCAAGGGGGCTGGCTGACAATCGCACACCCTTGGCCGGGGATGCTCCGCGGCATCTGGGGCGATATGGATCGCTATCGGGAAGTTTACTGGAGCAAAGTCCCAGGAAAATATCTAGCCGGCGACAATGCTCGTCGCGACGAGGATGGCTACTACTGGATTATGGGTCGAATTGATGACGTGCTGAATGTCTCGGGACATCGGCTCAGTACGATCGAGATCGAAAGCGCCTTGGTAAGCCACCCGAAAGTCGCTGAGGCGGCTGCTGTAGGCAGGCCTCATGAACTGAAAGGGGAGGCAGTTGCCGTATTCGTCACACTCACCGATGCGGAACCGAATGATGAACTCCGCAACGAGTTGAAGCAGCACGTGCGGACCGAAATCGGTGCGCTTGCACAGCCAGATGACATTCGTTTTACCAACGCGTTACCGAAGACACGCAGTGGAAAGATCATGCGACGATTGCTGAAGGATATCGCGGCAGGGAAAGAAATCGTTGGCGACACGACCACACTCGAGGACTATGCCGCGTTGGCAAAACTGCGCGATGAGGATTAG
- a CDS encoding DUF1553 domain-containing protein, giving the protein MRLPILICCIALVAQSCSDAAELTSSPEKELFFENKIRPLLAEHCWDCHNADLAESRLRLDNLQAILDGGDRGPALIPGDAKNSLLIHAVNHSEAELQMPEGDKLSAREIKDLAKWINEGAIWPGQKAELRGPRKKDGPLFTEAEKNFWAFTPPSEPEFPAVLDEAWAKSPIDRFVLSKLEAAGLKPAPPADKRSLIRRAYFDLIGLPPTPEQVQSFLDDESPEAFEKVVEELLASPRYGERWGRHWLDVARYADSNGLDENWAFEHIYKYRDWVIDAFNEDLPYDTFVTHQLAGDLIKQKPDETRDDYLYRVSAAGFLSLGPKMIADDDPKKKKMDIVDEQLNTVGQTFMAMTIGCARCHDHKFDPIPAWDYYAMAGIFKSTRTMQHLKVVAPVWLHEVKPEGYDDKLKAFNKTHEPIVKARDDFWIEHAKKSFLADDIVPDEVKRRAFNNGKFKLPNKPQQWVPKEQRKRWRELEKAVKESENSRPKKITVMAPTEGKPEDLKVSLRGNYLTQGAQTKRQFLRIIEGEEPKPIETKQSGRLELAEWLTTPDHPLTSRVMVNRIWRWRFGTGIVATTDNFGRLGERPSHPELLDWLAIKFVEDGWSIKAMHRRMMLSSTYQMSTQHNPAATDIDPENRLLHRFPRKRLEAEAIRDTILFVSDNIDFTMHGSLMPLKDRAYVTGTGSNTHSYDNDRRSVYQPIYRSAVYDVLTAFDFPDPATPNGDRQESVIAPQALVMMNSPLVAKNMRRIAERLLEEFSETEPRIESLYQRALSRPPTDNELGMLRDFINQAVQQNKTEGMNPEEAILNAWQSVARIVISSNEFLYLN; this is encoded by the coding sequence ATGCGACTCCCGATACTCATTTGCTGTATCGCTCTTGTAGCTCAAAGCTGCTCGGATGCAGCAGAGCTTACTTCGTCGCCGGAGAAAGAACTCTTCTTTGAAAACAAGATACGTCCGCTGCTGGCCGAGCATTGTTGGGATTGCCATAACGCCGATTTGGCTGAGTCTCGTTTGCGGCTCGATAACTTGCAGGCCATCCTCGACGGTGGGGATCGTGGGCCGGCCTTAATACCAGGTGATGCCAAAAATAGCCTGTTGATTCACGCGGTGAATCACAGCGAAGCCGAACTGCAAATGCCTGAGGGTGACAAGCTTTCAGCAAGAGAAATCAAGGACCTGGCAAAGTGGATCAACGAGGGCGCCATTTGGCCAGGACAGAAGGCTGAACTGCGAGGTCCCCGCAAGAAAGACGGGCCGCTGTTTACCGAAGCGGAGAAGAACTTCTGGGCCTTCACACCGCCAAGCGAACCTGAGTTCCCCGCCGTTCTCGACGAGGCTTGGGCGAAGTCGCCGATCGATCGATTTGTTCTCTCGAAACTCGAAGCGGCTGGGCTCAAGCCAGCTCCGCCAGCAGACAAACGGTCGTTAATCCGCCGCGCGTACTTTGATCTTATTGGATTGCCTCCGACCCCTGAGCAAGTCCAGTCGTTCCTGGATGACGAATCTCCTGAGGCTTTCGAAAAAGTCGTCGAAGAGTTACTAGCTTCTCCTCGCTACGGCGAACGCTGGGGTCGCCACTGGTTGGATGTCGCCCGCTACGCGGATAGCAATGGGCTCGATGAAAACTGGGCGTTCGAGCATATCTACAAATATCGCGACTGGGTGATCGATGCTTTTAACGAGGATCTTCCCTACGACACGTTCGTCACTCACCAACTCGCGGGCGACCTCATCAAGCAGAAGCCCGATGAGACACGCGACGACTATCTCTATCGCGTTTCCGCGGCCGGATTCTTGTCGCTTGGGCCGAAGATGATCGCCGACGACGATCCCAAGAAAAAGAAAATGGACATCGTCGATGAACAGCTCAATACGGTCGGTCAAACCTTCATGGCGATGACGATTGGTTGCGCCCGATGCCACGATCACAAGTTCGACCCGATCCCAGCCTGGGACTACTACGCGATGGCGGGCATCTTTAAGTCGACGCGGACGATGCAACATTTGAAAGTGGTTGCGCCGGTGTGGCTGCATGAGGTCAAACCCGAGGGGTACGACGACAAGCTGAAAGCCTTTAATAAAACGCATGAACCAATCGTCAAGGCTCGAGATGATTTCTGGATCGAACACGCAAAGAAGTCGTTCTTGGCGGACGACATTGTTCCTGATGAAGTGAAACGGCGAGCTTTCAACAACGGTAAATTTAAACTTCCCAATAAGCCCCAACAGTGGGTGCCGAAGGAGCAAAGAAAACGCTGGCGAGAGTTAGAGAAGGCCGTCAAAGAAAGTGAGAACTCTCGCCCCAAGAAAATAACCGTGATGGCTCCCACCGAAGGCAAGCCTGAAGACCTGAAGGTGAGCCTCCGTGGTAATTATCTGACGCAGGGCGCACAGACCAAGCGACAGTTCCTCCGCATCATTGAAGGCGAAGAGCCGAAGCCAATCGAAACGAAGCAGAGCGGTCGGTTGGAACTTGCTGAGTGGCTCACTACGCCAGACCACCCGCTCACTTCGCGTGTCATGGTCAATCGGATCTGGCGTTGGCGGTTTGGAACAGGGATTGTCGCCACAACGGATAATTTTGGTCGTCTTGGCGAACGTCCCTCGCATCCTGAACTTCTCGATTGGTTGGCCATAAAGTTCGTTGAGGATGGCTGGTCAATCAAAGCGATGCACCGCCGCATGATGCTCAGTTCGACTTACCAGATGAGTACGCAGCACAATCCGGCTGCGACGGACATTGATCCAGAGAATCGTCTCCTGCACCGGTTCCCCAGAAAGCGTCTCGAAGCAGAAGCGATCCGCGACACCATTTTGTTTGTCAGCGATAACATCGACTTCACGATGCACGGTTCGCTCATGCCGCTGAAGGATCGGGCCTATGTGACGGGGACCGGTTCGAACACGCATAGCTACGACAACGACCGTCGTAGCGTCTATCAACCGATTTACCGTAGTGCTGTCTACGATGTGCTGACCGCGTTCGATTTCCCCGATCCGGCGACGCCTAACGGGGACCGCCAAGAATCAGTCATCGCCCCTCAGGCACTCGTGATGATGAACAGTCCGTTAGTGGCTAAGAACATGCGTCGCATCGCGGAGCGGCTGCTCGAAGAGTTCTCAGAAACCGAGCCTCGTATCGAGAGCCTCTACCAAAGGGCACTCTCACGGCCTCCAACCGACAATGAACTTGGCATGCTACGTGACTTCATCAATCAAGCAGTACAGCAAAACAAGACCGAAGGAATGAATCCCGAAGAAGCGATCCTTAACGCCTGGCAAAGTGTCGCGCGTATCGTTATTTCCTCAAACGAATTCCTCTACCTGAATTGA